GTTGGCGTTCGGGTGCCCGGGTACGGAGATTCCGTACTCGGTCTCGATCCCCATCACGCGCCGTACGGTCATGCGGCCCTCCTTGCCCTGTGCGCCGCCCCCCACGGGCGGAACGCACTGACGTACCGCTGAACAGCACCCTCCCGGGCCGGACGCCCGCGAACGGTGGGTAGAGCCTAGAACGCCGCACCGACAGGCCGGCCCTGAGACGCGCCGTCCGGCTGCGGGGCCGCGAGGCGCCACAGCCGGACGGGGTCGGCGGAACGGGGATGGACCTGGTTAGAGGTACTGCCCCGTGTTGGCCACGGTGTCGATGGAGCGGCCGGACTCGGCGCCCTGCTTGCCGGTGACGAGCGTGCGGATGAAGACGATCCGCTCGCCCTTCTTGCCGGAGATGCGGGCCCAGTCGTCCGGGTTGGTGGTGTTGGGCAGGTCCTCGTTCTCCTTGAACTCGTCCACACAGGCGGCGAGCAGGTGGGAGACGCGAAGGCCGCGCTGGCCGTGGTCGAGGAAGTCCTTGATGGCCATCTTCTTCGCCCGGTCCACGATGTTCTGGATCATGGCGCCGGAGTTGAAGTCCTTGAAGTACAGGACCTCCTTGTCACCGTTGGCGTAGGTGACCTCCAGGAAGCGGTTCTCCTCGGTCTCGGTGTACATCCGCTCGACCACCGCCTGGATCATCGCCGCCACGGTGGAGTCCACCGAGCCGTCGTGCTCCTTGAGGTCGTCCGGGTGGAAGGGCAGCGAGTCCTTGAGGTACTTCGAGAAGATGTCCTTGGCCGCCTCGGCGTCCGGACGCTCGATCTTGATCTTGACGTCCAGCCGGCCGGGCCGCAGGATCGCCGGGTCGATCATGTCCTCACGGTTCGAGGCACCGATCACGATGACGTTCTCCAGGCCCTCCACACCGTCGATCTCGGCCAGCAGCTGCGGGACGATGGTGTTCTCCACGTCCGAGCTGACACCCGAGCCGCGGGTACGGAAGAGCGACTCCATCTCGTCGAAGAAGACGATGACGGGCGTGCCCTCGCTGGCCTTCTCACGGGCCCGCTGGAAGACCAGGCGGATCTGCCGCTCGGTCTCGCCGACGTACTTGTTGAGGAGCTCGGGGCCCTTGATGTTGAGGAAGTAGCTCTTCCCCTGCGGGCGGCCGGTGACCTCGGCGACCTTCTTGGCGAGCGAGTTCGCCACCGCCTTGGCGATCAGCGTCTTGCCACAGCCGGGAGGGCCGTAGAGCAGGACGCCCTTCGGCGGCCGGAGCTCGTACTCCTTGAACAGGTCGGCGTGCAGGTAGGGCAGTTCGACCGCGTCGCGGATCTGCTCGATCTGGTTGGCCAGACCGCCGATCTGCCGGTAGTCGATGTCGGGGACCTCCTCGAGGACCAGGTCCTCGACCTCCGACTTGGGGACGACCTCGTAGACGTAGCCGGAGCGGGGCTCCAGCAGGAGGGCGTCGCCGGACCGCAGGGTGATGTCGCGCAGCGGTTCGGCGAGCCGGACCACCCGCTCCTCGTCGGTGTGCCCGGTGACCAGGGCGCGCTCGCCGTCCTCGAGGACTTCCTTGAGGGTGACGATGTCGCCGATGCTCTCGAAGGCCATCGCGTCCACGATGTTGAGGGCCTCGTTGAGCATCACCTCCTGGCCGCGGCGCAGCTCGTCGAGCTCGATGCTCGGGCTGACGTTGACGCGCAGCTTGCGACCGCCGGTGAAGATGTCTGCGGTGCCGTCCTCGTTCTGGGTGAGGAAGGTCCCGAATCCGGCGGGGGGCTGAGCCAGCCTGTCCACTTCCTCCTTGAGGGCCACGATCTGGTCGCGGGCCTCCCGAAGGGTGGAGGCGAGCCGTTCGTTCTGGGCGGTCGCACCGGCCAGGTTGGTCTGGAGCTCGACGATCCGCTCTTCGAGGATTCTCGAATTGCGCGGCGAGTCGGCGAGCTTGCGGCGCAGGACAGCGATTTCCTGCTCGAGGTACGAGACCTGAGCGGCCTCGTCGGAACCACGAGCGGGCCTGCCAGGGCTGCGGTTGTAGTCGTCATCGTGGGCTGCCACGGTCCTCACCTCCTCCGGGGAGCTGGACGCTTCCAGACCCTACCTGGGACCAGGGGTATGTAAACCCCTAGATCAAGAAAGATGGAACGGGCGTGTCCGATCTTCGCCCTCGCGTGCTTCCCCTCTGCTTTAAGAGATACCCACCGCGCACCGCCCAAAGCGGACCAGATGTATCGTCGAGCGAGTCGATATCCGATCGCGACCACGAGTGCCGGTCGGATCGTTGTACGAATGGCGGGATTGCCCCTGATTACGGGGCGACTCGGGACAGAACGGCAGGAGACATGTCGGTGACCGGTGAGGCGACGGCAGCGGGCGAGCCGCTGGAGGTGTGGATCGACCAGGATCTCTGCACCGGCGACGGCATCTGTGTGCAGTACGCGCCGGAGGTCTTCGAGCTCGACATCGACGGCCTCGCCTACGTGAAGGGCGCGGACGACGAGCTGCGCCAGCAGCCGGGCGACACGGCACCCGTGCCGCTGACCCTGCTTCAGGACGTGGTGGACTCGGCCAAGGAGTGCCCCGGCGACTGCATCCATGTACGCCGGGTGGCGGACCGGGTCGAGGTGTACGGGCCGGAGGCTGACTGATTTGTTGGGGCTCGGCTCGCCTCCGGGCCGGCTCGCTCGCGGCAGTGGGCTGCCGCACGTCACAGCAATGGCCGGGGGCGCCCTTACGGGGGCGGGGCACCGGCGCGGCCCTTCGGCCCGCTCGCGGTGGTGGGCTGCCGCACGTCACAGCGGTGGCGGGTCGCCCGGACGGCGGCGAGGGCGGGCCCTTGGCGGGCTCGCGGTGGTGAATCCCGCGGGCCGAGGGCGCTGGATGTGAGCGGGATGGCCGGGCTTCGGGTCGCTGCGTGGGCCCGCCCGGGGGTTCTGCCGCGGGCGGGCCGGACGGGGTTGGGGCTGTCAGGCCTGGGCCGGCGGGGCCGGGGTCTGGGTGCGGGTCCAGCGGCCGCCCTGGCGGGCCCAGGTGAGGTCGAGTGAGACGTCCGGGCTGAACCGCGGGACGTCGTCGGAGGAGTAGCCCTGGGCGTGACCGGTGATGACACCGTCGCTGCGCAGGGTCAGCCTGCTGACCGTCAGGTTCTCCTGCTCCGAGAGCAGGGTGGCGAGCACCACGGGCCGGCCGTCCTGGCCGGGGCCGAGCAGGAAGACCGCGTCGGGCGGGGTGCCGTTCTCGGCGTCGCAGTGCGCGGCGGCCACCGTGCCCGGCTTACCGTCGCCGAGGTCGGCGCCGAAGTGCACCGACACCTTCACCGGGAAGGGTCCGCAGTCGAGGGGCAGTTCGGCCTTCGCCGGATCGGGTGCCTCGGCGGCCGGCAGGGCCCTGGGGGCCGGGCGTATCGGCCCGGGCGTCCCGGAGGCCGGCCCGGCCGCGAACGCCCCGGCCACCACCGCGGCGCAGCCCGCGGCCACCACCGCCCAGTGCTTGACGCCGGGACGGGCATGCCCCGGCCCGGCCGGCGGCCGGGCACCTCCCCCGGTCGTCCCCTCGGCGTTCGCCGTCCCGACCGCTGCTTCCACCAGGAGTTCCCCTCCACCGGTACGGTGCCCTCGCCGGGTACGGCGGGTGTCTGTGAGCGAGCATCCTCCCACACGCCCCCGGCGGCCCGGACGGGGGGTCGGACGGCCACCGGTGCCCGCCCCACCTGCGACGACGCGAGGGGCGTTGCGTGGGGCCTGAGCCCCTCGCAACGCCCCTCGCGGTGGTGTCGCCGTGGTGTTCCTGCGGTCAGCCGAGATCGGGCGCGCCGGGCGCGTCCGTGCTGGTGGCCTTGGCGGCGGCGCGGGCGGCGGCCCGCTCCTGCAGGCTCTGCTCGGTGGACCCGTTGTCGTAGTCCTCGCCGTACGAGCCCTTGGAGGGGCGGCGGCGGCGCAGCGGCGGCTCGACGCCGTCGGCGAGGCGGCGGGAGGTGAGCAGGAAGCCGGTGTGGCCGATCATGCGGTGGTCCGGGCGGACGGCCAGACCCTCCAGGTGCCAGGTGCGGACCATGGTCTCCCAGGCCTGCGGCTCGGTGAAGGTGCCGTGGTCGCGCAGCGCCTCGACGGTCTTCGACATCTGCGTGGTGGTGGCCACGTAGCAGCAGATCAGACCGCCGGGGACGAGCGCCTTGGAGGCGACGTCCAGGCACTCCCAGGGGGCCAGCATGTCGAGGATCACGCGGTCGACGTCGGCCTCGACCAGGTTGTCCTGGAGGTCACCGACGGTGAGCTTCCAGGCCGGGTGCGGCCCGCCGAAGTAGCGCTCGACATTGCCCTTGGCGATGTCCGCGAAGTCCTGGCGGCGCTCGTAGGAGGCCAGCAGGCCGGTGTCGCCGACGGCACGCAGCAGGTAGGTGCTGAGCGCGCCGGAGCCGACGCCGGCCTCGACCACGCGGGCACCGGCGAAGATGTCGGCCATCGCCAGGATCTGCCCCGCGTCCTTGGGGTAGATCACGGCGGCGCCGCGGGGCATGGACAGGACGTAGTCGGGGAGCAGGGGGCGCAGCGCGAGGTACGGGACGTTACCCGTGGTGCGCACGACCGTGCCCTCGGGGGCGCCGATCAGCTCGTCGTGGGGGAACGCACCCTTGTGGGTGTGGAACTGGTTCCCGGCCTGGAGCGTGAACGTGTAGTGGCGGCCCTTGGGGTCGGTCAGCTGGACCTGGTCCCCGACCTGGAAGGGCCCGCGTCGGCGGGTGGCACCGGTCGGTTCGGACATGCGGACAATTCTAAGGGCTGACAGCCGTCCCACCGACCACAGTGATCACTGTGGTCACGCCGGCGGCGCGGCGGGGCCGCCCGGCCGCTCCGGGCACCTCTTCCGGCCCCTCGCCGTCACCCCGGCCGGAACTGGCCGCAGGCGCTCCTCAGCGGCCCGCGACGGCCCTGCTGAGCCGCTGCTCGATGTCGGTCAGCGCCAGCACCCCGTACGCGGACCCGTCCGGCTCGACCACCAGGTACTCGCTGGCCGGGGTCGCCCGCAGGGCTCTCAGCAGGTCCTCGCCGGCCAGGTCGGCCGGCAGCCGCAGGCCGGGCTCCAGGTCCCGGGCGAGGGCGCCCACCGCGATCCACGGACGGCGGTGCTCGGGCACCGCCCGCACCGCGGACTCCCGGACCAGGGCGATCGGCGCGCCCAGCCCGTCCACCACCAGGACGGCGCCCGCCCCGGCCTCGCGGGCCCGGCGCAGCGCCTCGCCCAGCGGTGTGTCGGCGGTGACCGGGACGACCCGGCGGGCCAGCTCCCGCACCCGCAGGCCCGGCAGCGCCTCCTTCAGCCGGGCGCCGCGCAGGCCCCCGA
The sequence above is a segment of the Kitasatospora sp. NBC_00240 genome. Coding sequences within it:
- the arc gene encoding proteasome ATPase codes for the protein MAAHDDDYNRSPGRPARGSDEAAQVSYLEQEIAVLRRKLADSPRNSRILEERIVELQTNLAGATAQNERLASTLREARDQIVALKEEVDRLAQPPAGFGTFLTQNEDGTADIFTGGRKLRVNVSPSIELDELRRGQEVMLNEALNIVDAMAFESIGDIVTLKEVLEDGERALVTGHTDEERVVRLAEPLRDITLRSGDALLLEPRSGYVYEVVPKSEVEDLVLEEVPDIDYRQIGGLANQIEQIRDAVELPYLHADLFKEYELRPPKGVLLYGPPGCGKTLIAKAVANSLAKKVAEVTGRPQGKSYFLNIKGPELLNKYVGETERQIRLVFQRAREKASEGTPVIVFFDEMESLFRTRGSGVSSDVENTIVPQLLAEIDGVEGLENVIVIGASNREDMIDPAILRPGRLDVKIKIERPDAEAAKDIFSKYLKDSLPFHPDDLKEHDGSVDSTVAAMIQAVVERMYTETEENRFLEVTYANGDKEVLYFKDFNSGAMIQNIVDRAKKMAIKDFLDHGQRGLRVSHLLAACVDEFKENEDLPNTTNPDDWARISGKKGERIVFIRTLVTGKQGAESGRSIDTVANTGQYL
- a CDS encoding ferredoxin, producing MSVTGEATAAGEPLEVWIDQDLCTGDGICVQYAPEVFELDIDGLAYVKGADDELRQQPGDTAPVPLTLLQDVVDSAKECPGDCIHVRRVADRVEVYGPEAD
- a CDS encoding tRNA (adenine-N1)-methyltransferase, encoding MSEPTGATRRRGPFQVGDQVQLTDPKGRHYTFTLQAGNQFHTHKGAFPHDELIGAPEGTVVRTTGNVPYLALRPLLPDYVLSMPRGAAVIYPKDAGQILAMADIFAGARVVEAGVGSGALSTYLLRAVGDTGLLASYERRQDFADIAKGNVERYFGGPHPAWKLTVGDLQDNLVEADVDRVILDMLAPWECLDVASKALVPGGLICCYVATTTQMSKTVEALRDHGTFTEPQAWETMVRTWHLEGLAVRPDHRMIGHTGFLLTSRRLADGVEPPLRRRRPSKGSYGEDYDNGSTEQSLQERAAARAAAKATSTDAPGAPDLG